CACcgttctttcttctttgttATAGGCCATGAAACGATTCCCTCTGATGGGCTTCGATATCGCTCGGTGTTCAGCAATTATCTACGACTCTGGCACGGAGAAATTCACCGCCACCACCCTCGCAGGCATCGGGCAGTCAGTCGTCGGCGTCCTGCAGCATCCCGACGAGACTGCAAACCGGTTCGTCAAAGTCCTATCGATCATCACTAACCAAAACGAGCTGCTAGAGGCTTTCCAGCGCGTCACGGGCCGACAATGGCCGGTGCAGCGCGCCTCAGCACAGACTCTGATCGAGAGCGGACAGCAGAAGTTTCAAGCGGGCATGGGCGGCTGGGTGTTGGAATTGGTGGTCGCGCAGATGTACGATGAAGGAGAGGCCCGATGTGTTATGGCTCCTTCGTGGGAGGCGTCGGATTCCCCCCTGTTGGGggtgaagaaagagagcgcAGATGAGGTGGTGGCCAAGGTTTTGCAGTTGTGAAAATTTTGTTGTATGTAGAAAATTGAAGCATGGTGACCCCAATCTTGGCAATGGGATcgtcttttttctttcttttctttttttccttttccggCCACATTTGCGCTTAACGTTTCACGGGGTTCTTGGGCCGGCAATCAACGTCGTCAACTGGGTGGCATACCACGCGCGTAGGATGTTCCGGGGTGTTATAGCGGAAGCCCTTGCTCCAATCGTAGCTCACGGCGTAGGCGAAGATAGTGCCGTCGTGGTTGAAGCCCGTCGAGGTGATGGGGGCCCCGACACTGGGGAATGACTTCAGGCGGTGGTGCGCGTCTTTGTCCCAGAAGGCAAAGGTGCCGTCCGCACCGGCGGTGCTGAACGTGTAGTACTTGGGATGGAATGAGACGTCATTTACCGCGTACACATTCTGCGTATTTTTACTAGCAGCCATCTCGCGATGGCAGCGGAAGGTGAAGTTGAGACTGCAACCACGATTGTTCGAGtcaatttctctttctttgggCTGGAAAGGGGAGCTTACCTGGACTTGCTCTCGTCCACGTAGTGAAACCCGGTGCGCCCCTCGGTGCTCCCAATCGCAAACCCGGACGCATCTGGGATACAAGTGACGGTGCGAGTCTGATGCTTGAGGGGACTAGTCACCGTCTTGTAGATCTGGTCCGCGTTGCTCAGCTGTACGACATGCACGAGGCGTCCGGCCGTGGCCACGACGAGAAGGTTCTGACAGAGATCCATCGCATAGACTCGCTCCTGGCACTGGAGGGTCGCCAGGGGTCGATCCTGGCGTAGATCCCAATACTTGACCGTTTGATCCCAGGACCCAGTCACCGCGATGGGGTCGCGTACGCCTGGATTCCCAAAGAAGCGGACACAGCGAACGGGAGCATCATGGGCTGCGACCTGCTGGGCTTCTTTTCCTGCCACCAGGTCCATCAGGCGTGCGGACCCGTCAGTGGCTCCCCCCAACACCTTGGCACCATCAGGCGAGAAGGTGCAGCTCAGAACAGGCGCAGGAAAGTTAAACAGTGCTTGCCCTTCTCCATTCCCCGACTGCGACACGTCGTAGATGCGCACCGTCTGGTCCCATGAGGACATCGCCAGGTGGTTTGCGACAGGCGACCAGCTCAGTTCTGAGATACTGTCAGAAGGGGGATTGGCCAGACTGACATCCTTGGCGAGGGGGCCCTGATTGTCGACCATGGTTGCTAATGTGCAGAGACGAAGGATGGTGATCGTGACTCTTAACGCTCGTTTCTTGAGGCGGGAGGCAGGATCGAGGCTCAAATAGGATAAATGGTAGGATAATTCGGTTCAGTCACAGCTTTCTTGGACAATCTCGAGGCAGACAAAAAGTTCACAGAATGAACGCGTAGCAGGACGGGGTGGGTTTCCCAGTCGACCATGTCAGAGCCTCCcatgtctctttctttccgcTCCACCCCCAGTTGGTTTTAGAATAGGGGGCCGAATT
The window above is part of the Penicillium oxalicum strain HP7-1 chromosome VI, whole genome shotgun sequence genome. Proteins encoded here:
- a CDS encoding Nucleoporin GLE2 — its product is MVDNQGPLAKDVSLANPPSDSISELSWSPVANHLAMSSWDQTVRIYDVSQSGNGEGQALFNFPAPVLSCTFSPDGAKVLGGATDGSARLMDLVAGKEAQQVAAHDAPVRCVRFFGNPGVRDPIAVTGSWDQTVKYWDLRQDRPLATLQCQERVYAMDLCQNLLVVATAGRLVHVVQLSNADQIYKTVTSPLKHQTRTVTCIPDASGFAIGSTEGRTGFHYVDESKSSLNFTFRCHREMAASKNTQNVYAVNDVSFHPKYYTFSTAGADGTFAFWDKDAHHRLKSFPSVGAPITSTGFNHDGTIFAYAVSYDWSKGFRYNTPEHPTRVVCHPVDDVDCRPKNPVKR